GGCAGGATATCATCCTTCGTCTTCCCCTTAGCAGCCGATTTCCTAAAACCATAACCTTACATGTGTCCATCTGCCCTAATTAGCCTATTAGATATTTGGCTTAGATATGGGGCCCCACCTCCTTGCCCACCAGTAGGCCGCCCCGGTAGCCAGGACAGTCGAGCCAACGAGCAAAGCCACATACCAGCCTATATCATCGGTTTCCATATTAAAGGCAGAACTGCTCAAGATGGTAGCCAGGGTATTGGGCACAAGGAAGGCTGTGCCTAGAATGGTCAGATAGGTGATAACCAGCGACAACCTGTTGTTGATGACCTGAAGCTGATTGTTATAGATGGTCTGCAGAGTCTCCAGCCCCGAAGCCAGAACCTCTGAAAGGTGCTCCGCCAGTCCGATCTGCCCGTTGACATCCTCGGTCAGCAAGGCCATCCTGGTGAGCAGTTTCGGGTTGTCTGTGATGAGCTCAGCATCTCCATATCGCAGGGCATGAAGCACGTCCACGGTTTCCCAGAGGCCATCCAGATAGGTAATAAGGGCATGCTTCATTTCATAGATCTTCGGCCCCAGGTCCTGACGCGGCGCATTCGGGTTCGACATATCTTTGTTCAGTGCGTCGCCGAGTTCCTCCACCTGCCGCAGGTGTTCAAAGTTTCTCTCATTAGTCTCATCAATTAGACGCATGAGGAGCAGGGTCAGCTTATCTTCAGCACAGGCCTCAAGGCGTATCTTCCTTATGAAGGTATCTGCATATCTCCGCAGACGGCGATATCTCCGATCCACGTTGATGGGGTGAATAGAGAGGATGAAATTCCTGCGTATGAGCAGCAATAGAGGGTACCGCTCCACTTGAAACTGGTGAACCTGAATAGATGGGAGCCTTATCCCCATCTCGGTATCGAAGTCCTGATAGGTCAAGCGGGAATCCCCCGTCAAAGAGGAGATCAGGGCATCACTGAAGCCAAGCTGGGCTGCAGCAATGGGAGCTTCCTTATCGAAGTCGTCGGTCCAGTAGTCGACCCACGCAACCGGTGCCTGGCCAAGTATCTCCAGAAAGCCCTCTGGCGACTCGGCGTCAGTCTTGTAAATGCTGCCGCCTGATGGAGACATGGCAACGCAAAACCAGTGTTTTTGGAAGCCCTCAGGTTGGCTGGGGCTGATTTTCTGAGCATTCACGTTCATTTCAAGTTCTTCCATCAACACACCCCTTCCAGCCCCATCAGTGTGAGGCTATGTCATTCAGATGATAGATAGACCCCTTTTCATCAGATTCGTTCACTCCTATACAAACCCTGAAAACCCGCAAGTCAAGGCATCAGAAATCCAAGACCCGGGGTTTCCTAAAACAGGATAGCCACTCTTGTTTGACTACGACTAATTATAAGTATAGCACTATGGCATAAGACATTGAATGAAACCAGCCAGAGGAATATCCACCATCGCAAAAGCCCATTGTGGTTTTTTGACCACGTTCTGCCCCCGTGCTAACATGTTCCCGTGACTGCGATGGAGACTGGCGTTGTTTAGTCTGTTCAAACGGAAGACGGAGCAGGCTGTAAAGCGCAGCAAAGAGACGTGGTTCAGTAAGATCACCAGTCTATTTGATCGTCCTACCATAGACAAGCAGTCGTGGGAGGAGCTGGAGGAACTGCTCATTGCTGCCGATGCCGGGGTGGATACGGCCGCCAAGCTTATCCAGCGGGTGAAGGACAGGGTAGGCAAGGAGAGAATCGGCGATACCCAGCAGGTGCGGGCTGCTTTGATGCAGGAGATGGCCCTGATGTTGAAGGTCGATGGGAAGGAGCCGACTGCGGCAGCTTCTCCGAGAGTCATACTGGTGGTGGGTGTCAATGGTTCGGGCAAGACCACCACCATTGCCAAGCTGGGCTATGGTTATGGGAAAGAAGGAAAGGTGATACTGGCTGCGGCCGATACGTTCAGAGCGGCGGCCATTGAACAGCTCAAGTGGTGGGGTGAGCGGATAGGCGCTGAGGTCATTGCCCACCAGCCAGGGGCCGATCCGGGGGCGGTGGTCTTTGATGCCCTTCAGGCAGCCAAGACCCGTGGTGCCCAGACCGTCATCGTCGATACTGCCGGCCGCCTGCATACCAAGTTCAACCTGATGGAGGAACTGAAGAAGATAAAGCGCGTGGTTCAGAGGGTGGACCCTTCAGCTCCTCATGAGATACTGCTGGTCCTCGATGCGACCACCGGGCAGAATGGACTGATCCAGGCCAAGTATTTCACCGAGACCGTGGGGGTCAACGGCATCGTCCTGACCAAGCTGGACGGCACGGCCAAGGGCGGCATTGTGCTGGCCATCTGCGACCAGTTGAAGATACCGGTACGGTTCATTGGCACGGGGGAGACCCTGGACGATCTGGCGCCCTTTGATCCCCAGACCTTCGTAGAAGCCATCATGTCCTGAAAGGGGAAGATTGATGCACATAGGCATAGACCCCAACATTGCCACCTTCGGGTCCTTTTCTATTGGCTGGCATGGAATCCTCATGTTCATTGGCATAATAGTGGGTGTGCTGCTCACGCTGCACCTGGCCAAGAGGGCGGGGTTCACGGAGGACATCATCTACACCTCTTCCATCTGTGCAGTTATCTTTGGCCTGATAGGGGCAAGGATCACCCATATCCTGGATCATCTTGATGACTATCGTGGCAACCCCGGTGAGCTGATTGCTTTGTGGAACGGGGGGTTGGGCTGGTATGGCGGGCTGATCGGGGGTATCCTGGCGGTGGTCGTCTATTCTCGAATCAGGAAATTCTCGCTGGGGCGCTTTGCCGATGCCGCTGCCCCCGGTATTATGTTAGGACTCTCTATTGGCAGGATTGGCTGCACCATAAACGGGGATTCGGTCGGGACGCCGACCTCGCTGCCCTGGGGCTTTATCTATACCAATCCGGATTCCTATGCTTATCCCTACCTGTGGGTCGCCACCCACCCGGCGGCGGTATATGAAATCATATGGAACATGGCACTTTTCGCGCTGCTGTGGCGGTTGAAGGATCGGATAAAGCCGGATGGGAGCCTCTTCCTGGTCATGATAGTAGTGTATTCCTTCGGGAGGTTCTTTATCAGTTTTGTCAGGGATGAGGTGACGGTGCTGGGTCCGCTGCACGAGTCACATATTATATCCATTGCTCTTTTTGTGATCGCGGTGGGTTTGCTAGCTTATCGAAAGGTGAGGCTGATGAAACCGGAGCCTCCAGAGGTGAAGGTTCAGGAGCCGCAGCCTTAGGAGTTACCTCCATCCGGGGCTTCCAATGTGCCTTATCCCCAAGTGGTGATCCCGTCTTTTCCCCCTCTACCTATCTGTGGTCGATGAAGTTCAGCAGGAGACTGTTGAATAGGTCCCTCTTCCGTATGTGGGGAGCATGACCATAGCCCGGGATCACCTCTAGACGTGCATCAGGTATCAGTTCCTTGGCCTTGAGGGCACCACGCACAGAGTAGTACGGATCGTAGCGGTTCCATACAATGAGCGTGGGTACCTTGAGGGCCGGCAGTCTCTCCAGGCACGACCAGTCCTTTTCTTCGCCGTTTTCTTTCAAAAACTTGGGATAGGGCTGCGGACGCCTGAGAACCCTGCGCACTGCCCAGGCCGATGCGCCCAGGGTGGTTCCCGCGGGTGACAGCTTGCCGAATCCTACCGTGTCAATCAGAACCAGTCTGCTGACGATTGTTGGGTGACTAAGGGCGATCTCCAGGCATACCCTGCCGCCCAATGAGTGCCCTACCAGGACCAAAGACTCGGAATCCAACGCCTGGACAAACTGGACGGCATGGCTCACGAAATCTGACAAATAGTAGCCGTCCTCCTGCCCATTATGTCCGGTGCTATGACCATAGCCCAGCATGTCGGGGGCATAAAGACTGAATGAGGGGGAGAGGAAGGTCATTGTCTCCGTCCAGTCCCGGCAATCGCTGGCCCCCCCATGAAACAGCACTATTGCAGGGCCACTGCCCGCCTTCAAATAGTGAGCTTTATGATCTTTGAGCTTCAA
This is a stretch of genomic DNA from Chloroflexota bacterium. It encodes these proteins:
- a CDS encoding magnesium transporter CorA is translated as MEELEMNVNAQKISPSQPEGFQKHWFCVAMSPSGGSIYKTDAESPEGFLEILGQAPVAWVDYWTDDFDKEAPIAAAQLGFSDALISSLTGDSRLTYQDFDTEMGIRLPSIQVHQFQVERYPLLLLIRRNFILSIHPINVDRRYRRLRRYADTFIRKIRLEACAEDKLTLLLMRLIDETNERNFEHLRQVEELGDALNKDMSNPNAPRQDLGPKIYEMKHALITYLDGLWETVDVLHALRYGDAELITDNPKLLTRMALLTEDVNGQIGLAEHLSEVLASGLETLQTIYNNQLQVINNRLSLVITYLTILGTAFLVPNTLATILSSSAFNMETDDIGWYVALLVGSTVLATGAAYWWARRWGPISKPNI
- the ftsY gene encoding signal recognition particle-docking protein FtsY, with the translated sequence MFSLFKRKTEQAVKRSKETWFSKITSLFDRPTIDKQSWEELEELLIAADAGVDTAAKLIQRVKDRVGKERIGDTQQVRAALMQEMALMLKVDGKEPTAAASPRVILVVGVNGSGKTTTIAKLGYGYGKEGKVILAAADTFRAAAIEQLKWWGERIGAEVIAHQPGADPGAVVFDALQAAKTRGAQTVIVDTAGRLHTKFNLMEELKKIKRVVQRVDPSAPHEILLVLDATTGQNGLIQAKYFTETVGVNGIVLTKLDGTAKGGIVLAICDQLKIPVRFIGTGETLDDLAPFDPQTFVEAIMS
- the lgt gene encoding prolipoprotein diacylglyceryl transferase, whose translation is MHIGIDPNIATFGSFSIGWHGILMFIGIIVGVLLTLHLAKRAGFTEDIIYTSSICAVIFGLIGARITHILDHLDDYRGNPGELIALWNGGLGWYGGLIGGILAVVVYSRIRKFSLGRFADAAAPGIMLGLSIGRIGCTINGDSVGTPTSLPWGFIYTNPDSYAYPYLWVATHPAAVYEIIWNMALFALLWRLKDRIKPDGSLFLVMIVVYSFGRFFISFVRDEVTVLGPLHESHIISIALFVIAVGLLAYRKVRLMKPEPPEVKVQEPQP
- a CDS encoding alpha/beta hydrolase, which translates into the protein MDQSMGKLSSDAGTARRRQGARATTSKDTIESAELKLKDHKAHYLKAGSGPAIVLFHGGASDCRDWTETMTFLSPSFSLYAPDMLGYGHSTGHNGQEDGYYLSDFVSHAVQFVQALDSESLVLVGHSLGGRVCLEIALSHPTIVSRLVLIDTVGFGKLSPAGTTLGASAWAVRRVLRRPQPYPKFLKENGEEKDWSCLERLPALKVPTLIVWNRYDPYYSVRGALKAKELIPDARLEVIPGYGHAPHIRKRDLFNSLLLNFIDHR